The Pseudoxanthomonas suwonensis sequence GCAGGCGGCACCCTGCGCCTGGCTACGCCCGACGGGGAGCGAAGCGTGCGCGTCGCGGCGACGGTGCTGGCGCTGGGCGGTGGCAGCTGGCCGCAGCTGGGTTCCGACGGCGCCTGGGTGCCGGCGCTGGAGGCGCGCGGCGTGGACGTCGCGCCGCTGCTGCCGAGCAACTGCGGTTTCGACGTCGGCTGGAGCGCGCATTTCTCCGCGCGCCACGCCGGCGCGCCGCTGAAACCGGTGGTCGCGCACTGGCGCGACGCGGCCGGAGCCGAACACGTGCTGCAGGGCGAATGCGTGGCCACCGCCACCGGCATCGAGGGCAGCCTGGTCTATGCGCTGTCGGTACCGTTGCGCGAGGCCATCGCCCGCGACGGCCAGGCCAAGCTGTGGCTGGACCTGGTTCCCGGCCGCGACCTGGCACGCCTGCGCCGCGACCTGGCGCGGCCGCGCAATGGCCGCAGCCTCAGCGAACACCTGCGCCGGCAGGCCGGCGTCGACGGTGCCAAGGCCGCGCTGCTGCGCGAAGTGCTGGCCACCGACGCGCTGGCCGACATGGACCGGATCGCCGCCACGCTCAAGCGCCTGCCGCTGGTGCTGCGCCAGCCGCGGCCGGTCGCCGAGGCGATCAGCAGCGGCGGCGGCGTGTGCCTGGAGGCGCTGGACGACGGGTTGATGATGAAGACCCTGCCTGGCGTGTTCTGCGCCGGCGAGATGCTGGACTGGGAAGCCCCGACCGGCGGTTACCTGCTGACTGCCTGCTTCGCCAGCGGATTGCGCGCTGGGCGTGCGGCGGCGGATTGGCTGCAGGCTGCGGGGCGCTAGCGGAGGCCGGGGCGATCCGGCGTCATGGCACCGAGGTCGGGCTTGTCTGTCGGGCGGGGATGCCGCGAAGGGGCGGACGGGGGCATGGCGAAACATCGACAACGGAGCCGCCGCGACTCCGCCGTACCCTCACCCCAACCCCTCTCCCGGAGGGAGAGGGGCTTCGATGCCGGCCAGGCTGTCGTGGAAGTCAAACTTGTGAGCCTGGCCGAGCCGGAGGGAGTACCTCAAGGCGAACGGCGGCAGTCGGAGTGTGACGACCGAGGAAGCGGCGGTCATCCCGGATCGCCGCGCTGGAGCTCGGCGCGGCGCTCGCGGGTGATCACCTCCGGGTCGCGCGCCGGCCGGCCGGCTTCGTCGAAGAACGGCGCTCCCGAACGACGCCCCCGCAGGCGCGCCAGGGCCACCGGGCCGAAGATGCGCAGCCCGCCGAGCAGGAACCGCAGCGACGCCTTCTGCACCGGCGCGGTGGCCGATCCGGTGTTGACCACGATCCGGTCGCGCGGGCCGAGCGTGGCGTCCACGGCGCCGGGCGCCAGGCATGCCGTCACCACGCCGGCGTAGTAGACCTTCGGATCGCGCGGGGTGTTGGCCAGCGGCGTGCGGCAGCAGGCCGCGTACCAGCGCAACAGGCCCTTCGGGCTCATCGACATGGCGGCCAGGTGCCCGGCGCCGGCGGTGATCCGCACCGCATCCGGCGCGGCGGCGACGATGTCGGTGCCCCCGCTGGCATCCAGCACGACCGGCTGCCCGAGGAAGCGGGCGAACGCCTGGCAGTCGCGGCAATAGCAGGTGGCGCGGGCATGGGCCCGGGCCAGGTCCACCTCGCCCCGCAGCTGCCCGCAGCGGCAGCGCAGCTCGGTCGCCATGTGTGCCTCCCTCCTTCTGCCTGGGCCCGATCGAAGCCCGCCACGGCAAGGGTACAGGCGTGGACCACGGCCGGCGAACACCACCGCCCGCGGCGGGACGCCGCTCAAGTCCCCGCGATGTGCGCCGATAGCGGGTCCATGGACATCCTCAGCCTCGTCGGACTGTTGCTGGCGCTGGTGGCGCTGGTCGGCGGCAGCATCCTCAAGGGCGCCGGCCTCGGCTCGCTGTGGTCGTCGGCCGCGTTCGTG is a genomic window containing:
- a CDS encoding TIGR03862 family flavoprotein, coding for MAAATSPPALPGLAIVGGGPAGLMAAEVARAAGVEVDLFEAKGSVGRKFLIAGKGGLNLTHAEPMPGFARRYGVRAAEVGGWLRDFGPDDLRDWARGLGVDTYVGSSDRVFPLDRKAAPLLRGWVRRLKDQGVRFHVQHRWLGWDDAGGTLRLATPDGERSVRVAATVLALGGGSWPQLGSDGAWVPALEARGVDVAPLLPSNCGFDVGWSAHFSARHAGAPLKPVVAHWRDAAGAEHVLQGECVATATGIEGSLVYALSVPLREAIARDGQAKLWLDLVPGRDLARLRRDLARPRNGRSLSEHLRRQAGVDGAKAALLREVLATDALADMDRIAATLKRLPLVLRQPRPVAEAISSGGGVCLEALDDGLMMKTLPGVFCAGEMLDWEAPTGGYLLTACFASGLRAGRAAADWLQAAGR
- a CDS encoding DUF6151 family protein, whose product is MATELRCRCGQLRGEVDLARAHARATCYCRDCQAFARFLGQPVVLDASGGTDIVAAAPDAVRITAGAGHLAAMSMSPKGLLRWYAACCRTPLANTPRDPKVYYAGVVTACLAPGAVDATLGPRDRIVVNTGSATAPVQKASLRFLLGGLRIFGPVALARLRGRRSGAPFFDEAGRPARDPEVITRERRAELQRGDPG